In Micromonospora sp. NBC_01813, the following are encoded in one genomic region:
- a CDS encoding menaquinone biosynthetic enzyme MqnA/MqnD family protein, whose translation MSHGGEAGELRRPRVGHIQFLNCLPIYWGLMRSGALLDVDLHKDSPEQLGAALVAGDLDIGPISLVEYLRHADEFLLLPDIAVGSDGPVLSVNVVATRPLDELSGRPVALGSTSRTGVLLARMLLAERYAATPEYFTCPPDVTQMLLEADAAVLIGDVALRARYEAPDRGLTVTDLGQAWRDWTGLPMVFAVWAVRRDFAAAHPGQVKEVHQAFLRSRDLCLAELDEVAQAAARWEPFDAATLASYFRALDFSLGDRQVAGLREFAARAARLGEAPALPAGGPEFFLP comes from the coding sequence ATGAGTCACGGGGGCGAGGCCGGCGAGCTGCGCCGGCCACGGGTCGGCCACATCCAGTTCCTGAACTGCCTGCCCATCTACTGGGGGCTGATGCGCTCCGGCGCGCTGCTCGACGTCGACCTGCACAAGGACTCGCCCGAGCAGCTCGGTGCCGCGCTGGTCGCCGGTGACCTGGACATCGGCCCGATTTCGCTGGTCGAGTATCTGCGGCACGCCGACGAGTTCCTGCTGTTGCCGGACATCGCGGTCGGCAGCGACGGGCCGGTGCTGTCGGTGAACGTCGTCGCCACCCGGCCACTCGACGAGCTGTCGGGTCGTCCGGTGGCGCTCGGCTCGACCTCGCGGACCGGGGTGCTGCTGGCCCGGATGCTGCTCGCCGAGCGGTACGCCGCGACCCCGGAGTACTTCACCTGCCCGCCGGACGTCACGCAGATGCTGTTGGAGGCGGACGCCGCCGTACTGATCGGCGACGTCGCGCTACGGGCCCGTTACGAGGCCCCGGACCGGGGGCTGACGGTCACCGACCTGGGGCAGGCCTGGCGGGACTGGACCGGGTTGCCGATGGTGTTCGCCGTCTGGGCGGTCCGGCGGGACTTCGCCGCTGCCCATCCGGGCCAGGTCAAGGAGGTCCATCAGGCGTTCCTGCGCTCCCGCGACCTCTGCCTCGCCGAGCTCGACGAGGTGGCGCAGGCAGCGGCCCGCTGGGAGCCGTTCGACGCGGCCACGTTGGCGTCGTACTTCCGGGCGTTGGATTTTTCGCTCGGTGACCGGCAGGTGGCGGGGTTGCGGGAGTTCGCCGCCCGGGCGGCCCGCCTGGGCGAGGCCCCGGCCCTGCCGGCCGGCGGCCCGGAGTTCTTCCTGCCCTGA